Proteins found in one Corynebacterium freneyi genomic segment:
- a CDS encoding DEAD/DEAH box helicase, whose product MSSTTHLLHGLWLPGSGLNLWLERVEGHRVLGALDDASREALPAAALAALSSVPRGRPEVELRTPKGRTVRHVLPTWAFVPERAVTVLESLRGDVDDVAIAADLRFLVRVQESLERWARAGRALVAVTWEDGQWWPQWRLPDGLKETSWRAQVAQRTPPVLMVNGGGGMLDDLVGRLFHWTVNALLSDLPEPPKGRQAFVRALLDSEPLRRATPDVATDLAQWRASATGEDVRLLLVLEEPEDFDDPDHGRVIDIVKRRGRSGAEGEGADGAAEPLWWPLRMHYRIGVDAPERLDPAMCRGSVLTQLRPQLEVAQHAFPVFRDAMSDGDGLDLLLSPEQVVELVARGVDALRDVGIAVMLPRSWVAAEPTLRLEVDPREMQPVGSVRGATESRVGFDQIVDYTWRLTLGDEVLSDDDIRRLSESGSGLVKLRDTWVAADPVATRKALKFLEEQTKAGEATGKGSAALKELHFSEGAVSQAPVPVDVDARGWARSLYGAGGEDHVADAAGKAGDDGEGESIADGAFQRPRVPTPRGFVGQLREYQRRGLDWLAWMSDAGFGVILADDMGLGKTVQILALLLHEKETRLSAESGCLRDGEDVVKHWPTLLVAPLSVVSNWANEARKFAPGLKVEVLHGGNRPRGEELKRVAENADLVVTTYGIVARDPGEWAAVEWDHVILDEAQAVKNPNTAAAKAVRLLPARQRIALTGTPVENNLGELRAIMDFCNRNILGSARSFRSRFAAPIERDGDVEVAAELRAITAPFILRRMKTDPGILDDLPEKDESVTLVPLTAEQALLYKGWVEDLEREVEAAKGMKRRALVLQGITKLKQICNHPAHFQSDGSPLLNRGRHRSGKVAELERIVDQAVLADERVLVFTQYTAFGRMLQPWLSERLGREIPFLHGGVSRAERARMVDEFNHEDGAPVMVLSLKAGGTGLNLTAANHVVHVDRWWNPAVEDQATDRAYRIGQRRDVRVHKLVAKGTIEERIDQVIAGKVDLARAVMPTGEAWLTELGLDELHRLWRLDDARSREAERAARAGHVKEEDRDGRR is encoded by the coding sequence ATGTCTTCGACCACCCATCTGCTCCACGGTTTGTGGCTGCCCGGTTCCGGGTTGAATCTGTGGCTGGAACGGGTCGAGGGGCATCGGGTGTTGGGGGCGCTTGACGACGCCTCCCGGGAGGCGCTGCCGGCTGCGGCGCTGGCCGCGCTGTCGTCGGTGCCCAGGGGGCGACCCGAGGTGGAGCTGCGCACGCCCAAGGGCAGGACCGTGCGGCACGTGTTGCCGACGTGGGCGTTCGTGCCGGAGCGTGCGGTGACGGTGCTGGAGTCGTTGCGCGGCGACGTCGACGATGTCGCCATCGCCGCGGATCTGCGTTTCCTCGTTCGGGTGCAGGAGTCGTTGGAGCGGTGGGCGCGCGCCGGGCGTGCGTTGGTGGCGGTGACGTGGGAGGACGGCCAGTGGTGGCCGCAGTGGAGGTTGCCGGACGGGTTGAAGGAGACGTCGTGGCGGGCGCAGGTGGCCCAGCGCACTCCGCCGGTGCTCATGGTCAACGGTGGCGGCGGGATGCTCGACGATCTGGTCGGCCGGTTGTTCCACTGGACGGTCAATGCCCTGTTGTCCGATCTGCCGGAGCCGCCGAAGGGGCGGCAGGCGTTCGTGCGGGCGCTGTTGGATTCGGAGCCGTTGCGGCGGGCCACGCCGGACGTGGCCACGGATCTGGCGCAGTGGCGGGCGTCGGCGACGGGCGAGGACGTCCGGCTGCTGCTGGTGCTCGAGGAGCCGGAGGATTTCGACGATCCGGATCATGGCCGCGTCATCGACATCGTCAAGCGCCGGGGGCGAAGCGGCGCCGAGGGGGAGGGGGCCGACGGTGCCGCCGAGCCCCTGTGGTGGCCGTTGCGCATGCATTACCGCATCGGCGTCGATGCCCCCGAGCGGCTTGACCCGGCAATGTGCCGGGGCTCGGTGCTCACCCAGCTGCGTCCGCAGTTGGAGGTGGCCCAGCACGCCTTTCCGGTGTTCCGCGACGCGATGTCGGACGGCGATGGCCTGGACCTGTTGCTGAGTCCGGAGCAGGTCGTGGAGTTGGTGGCCCGGGGCGTCGATGCGCTGCGCGACGTCGGCATCGCGGTGATGCTGCCGCGCTCGTGGGTCGCCGCCGAGCCGACGCTGCGCCTGGAGGTCGATCCGCGGGAGATGCAGCCGGTCGGGTCGGTGCGCGGGGCGACGGAGTCGCGCGTCGGTTTCGACCAGATCGTGGATTACACGTGGCGGCTGACCCTCGGCGACGAGGTGTTGTCCGACGATGACATCCGTCGCCTGTCCGAATCGGGTTCGGGGTTGGTCAAGCTGCGCGACACCTGGGTCGCCGCCGATCCCGTTGCGACGCGCAAGGCGCTGAAGTTCCTCGAGGAGCAGACGAAGGCCGGCGAGGCCACGGGGAAGGGCTCGGCGGCGCTGAAGGAGCTCCACTTCTCCGAAGGGGCCGTGTCGCAGGCGCCGGTGCCGGTCGACGTCGACGCCCGCGGGTGGGCGCGGTCGCTGTACGGGGCGGGCGGCGAGGACCACGTCGCCGATGCGGCCGGGAAAGCCGGGGACGACGGGGAGGGCGAGAGCATCGCCGACGGCGCGTTCCAACGTCCGCGGGTGCCCACCCCGAGGGGTTTCGTCGGACAGCTGCGCGAATACCAGCGGCGCGGCCTGGATTGGCTGGCGTGGATGTCGGATGCCGGATTCGGCGTGATCCTCGCCGACGACATGGGTCTGGGCAAGACGGTGCAGATCCTCGCGTTGCTGCTGCATGAGAAGGAAACCCGCCTCTCCGCGGAGTCCGGCTGTCTGCGGGATGGGGAAGACGTCGTCAAGCACTGGCCGACGCTGCTGGTGGCGCCCCTGTCCGTGGTGTCGAACTGGGCGAACGAGGCTCGGAAGTTCGCGCCGGGCTTGAAGGTGGAGGTGCTGCACGGCGGCAATCGGCCGCGCGGGGAGGAGCTCAAGCGCGTCGCGGAGAATGCGGATCTGGTGGTGACCACCTACGGCATCGTCGCCCGCGACCCCGGCGAATGGGCGGCGGTGGAGTGGGATCACGTCATCCTCGACGAGGCGCAGGCCGTGAAGAACCCCAACACCGCGGCGGCCAAGGCGGTTCGGCTGCTGCCCGCGCGGCAGCGGATCGCGTTGACGGGCACGCCGGTGGAGAACAACCTCGGCGAGCTGCGGGCGATCATGGATTTCTGCAACCGCAACATCCTCGGATCGGCGCGGTCGTTCCGGTCGAGGTTCGCCGCGCCCATCGAACGTGACGGCGACGTCGAGGTGGCCGCCGAGCTGCGGGCGATCACGGCTCCGTTCATTCTGCGGCGCATGAAGACCGACCCCGGCATCCTCGACGACCTGCCGGAGAAGGACGAGTCCGTCACTCTCGTGCCGCTGACCGCCGAGCAGGCGCTGCTGTACAAGGGGTGGGTCGAGGATCTCGAGCGCGAGGTCGAGGCGGCGAAGGGGATGAAGCGGCGGGCGCTGGTGTTGCAGGGCATCACCAAGCTCAAGCAGATCTGCAACCATCCGGCGCATTTCCAGTCCGACGGGTCGCCGCTGCTCAACCGCGGCCGGCACCGGTCGGGCAAGGTCGCGGAGCTGGAGCGCATCGTCGACCAGGCGGTGCTTGCCGACGAGCGCGTCCTGGTGTTCACCCAGTACACGGCGTTCGGCCGGATGCTGCAGCCGTGGCTGTCCGAGCGGCTGGGCCGCGAGATTCCGTTCCTGCATGGCGGGGTGTCGCGGGCGGAGCGGGCGCGGATGGTCGACGAGTTCAACCACGAGGATGGAGCGCCGGTGATGGTGCTGAGCCTGAAGGCCGGTGGCACGGGCCTGAACCTCACGGCCGCCAACCATGTGGTGCACGTCGACCGTTGGTGGAATCCGGCGGTGGAGGACCAGGCGACCGACCGCGCCTACCGCATCGGCCAGCGGCGGGATGTGCGCGTGCACAAGCTGGTGGCCAAGGGCACGATCGAGGAACGCATCGACCAGGTCATCGCGGGCAAGGTCGATTTGGCGCGGGCGGTCATGCCGACGGGCGAGGCGTGGCTGACCGAGCTCGGGCTCGATGAGCTGCATCGCCTGTGGAGGCTCGACGACGCCCGATCGCGCGAGGCCGAGCGGGCGGCCCGGGCCGGGCACGTGAAGGAG